In Aegilops tauschii subsp. strangulata cultivar AL8/78 chromosome 3, Aet v6.0, whole genome shotgun sequence, one genomic interval encodes:
- the LOC109741134 gene encoding uncharacterized protein: protein MASPGSSGTTGTNPLAGPDPVIIRDLNILDRVPVVLNHLTSTYYAWKMYFSLVFREYNLQDHIDGSVDSWFMEDDEEWMTIDATLIRWFYTTISKDLFHPVVSAEDDAHAVWTKLNGLFTDNALQRKVFLHGEFFGCQQHDSLVDDYCMRLKKLVDELRDLGEKVSDELLLSTLMAGLNDDFENAASNIRLITAPTFPKVVAYLKLEERRMRMSRTRATHTALIAGTHGGVPPTAPAPQPRPGPGPFQAPPPHGFPYPQQ, encoded by the coding sequence ATGGCTTCCCCCGGTTCCTCTGGCACCACCGGCACCAACCCATTGGCCGGCCCCGATCCCGTCATCATCCGCGATCTCAACATCCTCGATCGGGTTCCCGTCGTTCTCAATCATCTCACCTCCACCTACTACGCCTGGAAGATGTACTTCTCCCTTGTGTTCCGTGAGTACAATCTCCAGGATCACATCGATGGCTCCGTGGATTCCTGGTTCATGGAGGACGATGAGGAGTGGATGACCATCGACGCCACTCTCATCCGTTGGTTCTACACCACCATCTCGAAGGACCTCTTCCACCCGGTGGTCTCTGCCGAGGATGACGCTCACGCCGTCTGGACCAAGCTCAAcggcctcttcaccgacaacGCGCTCCAGCGCAAGGTTTTCTTGCACGGCGAGTTTTTTGGGTGTCAGCAGCATGACTCGCTCGTTGACGATTATTGCATGCGCCTCAAGAAGCTTGTTGACGAGCTCCGTGACCTCGGTGAGAAGGTCTCCGACGAGCTTCTTCTCAGCACACTCATGGCCGGCCTGAACGACGACTTCGAGAACGCCGCCTCCAACATCCGCCTCATCACCGCCCCGACTTTCCCCAAGGTCGTGGCGTACCTGAAGCTAGAGGAGAGGAGGATGCGGATGTCGCGCACGCGGGCCACTCACACGGCCCTCATCGCCGGTACCCATGGCGGCGTCCCgcccaccgccccggccccccagCCGCGGCCCGGACCGGGCCCCTTCCAGGCTCCGCCCCCGCACGGGTTCCCCTACCCGCAGCAGTAG